One part of the Salmo salar chromosome ssa10, Ssal_v3.1, whole genome shotgun sequence genome encodes these proteins:
- the LOC106561725 gene encoding uncharacterized protein, producing the protein MTTCTFTSMKPMQSAFPTPELPSISSSSSSLPQLGGQSGFRRVCTTDESTACPIPGLAASVLEMRVKEGSKIRNLLGFVMARMQREGQEVDGSQLQTMLRVNEGVRVDRIQMGKRQGEGVMDIGRSQTRTGLSVRQVIFTGSGKGITKTITCVEILKRKLGGLHQLSKLHYKTVSEVWESRETDVTPRSRMTVHKTVPAISILLSKHPLDPREPGYQPPETLHDLSYLSPGHQPPRYQPPETLHDSSYQPPGHQPLGYRPPVTLCDSVKIPPRPTELELRETQLLSIPLTQKSQSPFWFQSAGTSRSQEGSSDARSCTPHLYAASEKERKTAGRETVYTPCSYMLPGPEAKRTCMENHLFPSPPST; encoded by the coding sequence ATGACTACATGCACTTTTACCAGTATGAAACCAATGCAGTCTGCGTTCCCTACCCCAGAACTGCCTTCCATTTCTTCATCCTCTTCCTCGTTGCCTCAACTGGGTGGCCAGAGCGGCTTCAGGAGAGTCTGCACCACAGATGAATCCACTGCCTGTCCAATCCCTGGACTGGCAGCAAGTGTGCTCGAAATGAGAGTGAAGGAAGGAAGCAAGATCCGAAACCTCTTGGGATTTGTAATGGCTCGTatgcagagagagggacaggaagtAGATGGGAGTCAGCTTCAGACGATGCTGAGAGTGAACGAGGGAGTGAGAGTGGACAGGATTCAGATGGGGAAGAGGCAAGGAGAGGGAGTCATGGACATCGGTCGGAGTCAGACCCGGACCGGGCTGAGCGTGAGACAGGTGATTTTCACTGGATCAGGCAAAGGGATCACCAAAACCATAACATGTGTTGAGATCCTGAAACGGAAACTGGGAGGACTACACCAGCTATCCAAGCTCCACTACAAGACCGTAAGTGAGGTGTGGGAGAGTAGGGAAACTGATGTGACACCCAGGTCCAGGATGACTGTTCATAAGACTGTTCCTGCTATCAGTATCCTGCTCTCCAAACACCCACTGGACCCACGTGAGCCTGGGTATCAGCCCCCAGAAACCCTGCATGATCTTAGCTACCTATCCCCAGGGCACCAGCCTCCTAGGTATCAGCCCCCAGAAACCCTGCATGATTCTAGCTACCAACCCCCAGGGCACCAGCCTCTTGGTTATCGACCCCCAGTGACGCTATGTGACAGTGTGAAAATTCCGCCCCGACCGACCGAGCTCGAACTCCGCGAAACACAACTGTTGTCAATACCACTGACCCAGAAAAGCCAGAGCCCGTTTTGGTTCCAGAGTGCCGGTACCTCTAGGTCTCAGGAGGGCAGTAGTGATGCACGGAGCTGTACGCCACACCTGTATGCCGCCtcggagaaagagaggaaaacagCAGGACGAGAGACAGTCTACACGCCTTGTTCATACATGTTGCCTGGCCCTGAAGCCAAGAGAACCTGTATGGAGAACCACCTGTTCCCCTCGCCTCCCTCAACTTGA
- the LOC106561721 gene encoding cytochrome c oxidase subunit 5A, mitochondrial produces MFRAAVRLSVSGARSLTWTRLRCTAPLAQRCYSHGGKQETDEEFDARWVNYFNKADIDSWELRKGMNTLIGYDLVPEPKILDAALRACRRLDDLATAIRILEAVKDKSGPHKDIYPYLIQELRPTLDELGISTPEELGMDKL; encoded by the exons ATGTTCAGAGCCGCCGTCCGTCTTTCAGTGTCCGGTGCCCGGAGTTTGACCTGGACACGGCTTCGGTGTACAG CTCCCCTGGCCCAGAGGTGTTACTCACATGGTGGGAAGCAGGAGACGGACGAGGAGTTTGATGCCCGCTGGGTCAACTATTTTAACAAGGCAGATATTGATTCATGGGAGCTGAGGAAAG GGATGAACACGCTGATTGGATACGACCTGGTACCTGAGCCAAAGATCCTGGACGCTGCCCTCCGAGCCTGCCGCAGGTTAGACGACCTGGCTACTGCCATTCGCATCCTGGAGGCTGTCAag GATAAATCTGGCCCCCATAAAGACATCTACCCATACCTAATTCAGGAGCTGCGGCCAACACTTGATGAGCTTGGTATCTCCACACCTGAAGAGCTTGGCATGGACAAATTATAA